Proteins encoded within one genomic window of Neorhizobium galegae bv. orientalis str. HAMBI 540:
- a CDS encoding LacI family DNA-binding transcriptional regulator, with the protein MMKRTASKRLVTISDVAQSAGVSKATAARVLGSYGTASPVVKEKVREAAKRLGYQANELARSMTTGKSKTIGVVVGDIENPYFGQAVRGISDAAHAAGFDVILSNSGEDAAKEKAAVRVLMGKRVDGLIVTPASVFETQHLHEVLRSGRPLVLLDRTIPDLAVDAVVTDDRHAAEAATRALIEAGHRRIAYISATESDDPIYRGPHQINLSTVMERIEGVVAASRLAGIEHPERYIRLGAHRRGMGDKIIAELLQGADRPTAILASDTVVALEVFKTLRRLGMSIPGDLSLVAFHDADWTSVTSPPITVIAQPVYELGFESAQILVRRITGMGDTPRCRVLATTLIKRQSIGAPPAHEDSGAVLQDDAAKIG; encoded by the coding sequence ATGATGAAGAGAACGGCGTCAAAGCGGCTGGTAACCATCTCGGACGTTGCACAGAGCGCGGGTGTGTCCAAGGCGACGGCCGCACGTGTTCTGGGCAGCTACGGCACGGCAAGCCCTGTCGTGAAGGAGAAGGTTCGCGAAGCCGCAAAGAGGCTCGGTTATCAGGCCAACGAGCTTGCGCGCAGTATGACGACTGGAAAGTCGAAGACGATCGGCGTCGTCGTCGGCGATATCGAAAACCCGTATTTCGGTCAGGCCGTGCGCGGGATCAGCGATGCGGCGCACGCCGCCGGATTCGATGTCATCCTGTCCAATTCCGGCGAGGATGCCGCCAAGGAAAAGGCGGCCGTACGCGTGCTGATGGGTAAGCGGGTGGACGGATTGATCGTTACTCCAGCTTCGGTATTCGAGACCCAGCACCTGCACGAGGTCCTGCGATCCGGTCGACCCCTCGTCCTTCTGGACCGGACTATCCCGGATCTTGCGGTCGATGCCGTCGTCACGGACGACCGGCATGCAGCCGAGGCCGCTACCCGAGCCCTGATCGAGGCCGGCCATCGCCGTATCGCCTACATCTCTGCCACGGAATCGGACGACCCGATCTACCGGGGACCGCACCAGATCAATCTGAGCACGGTGATGGAGAGAATAGAGGGCGTTGTTGCGGCAAGCCGTTTGGCCGGCATCGAGCATCCTGAACGTTATATCCGGCTCGGTGCCCATCGCCGCGGTATGGGTGACAAGATCATTGCCGAATTGCTTCAGGGCGCCGACAGGCCGACTGCCATACTAGCGTCTGATACCGTGGTGGCGCTTGAAGTGTTCAAAACCCTTCGCAGGCTGGGAATGTCCATCCCCGGCGATTTGTCGCTTGTCGCCTTCCACGATGCCGACTGGACAAGCGTGACCAGCCCACCGATTACGGTTATCGCCCAGCCGGTCTACGAGCTGGGATTTGAAAGCGCGCAGATCCTTGTTCGGCGGATTACCGGTATGGGCGATACGCCGCGCTGCCGGGTGCTTGCAACCACACTCATCAAGCGACAATCGATAGGGGCTCCGCCCGCGCATGAGGATAGCGGCGCGGTTCTCCAGGACGATGCCGCGAAAATCGGTTGA
- a CDS encoding ROK family protein has protein sequence MREHFDCGWPGLAEWVQDVTPAYNRLINAIRAVVDPQAIVFAGQVPSELAKMFIDRTHIYDRPRYGVHRPCPKLIISEIETDASVMGAAIIPFRPAFY, from the coding sequence ATGCGCGAGCATTTCGACTGCGGTTGGCCGGGCCTCGCCGAATGGGTGCAGGATGTGACGCCGGCCTATAATCGCCTAATCAATGCCATCCGTGCCGTTGTCGACCCGCAGGCCATAGTGTTCGCTGGCCAGGTTCCCTCGGAACTTGCGAAGATGTTTATCGACCGCACCCACATCTACGACCGCCCGCGATACGGTGTTCATCGCCCCTGTCCAAAGCTGATCATTTCGGAAATCGAAACGGATGCCTCGGTCATGGGGGCGGCGATCATTCCCTTCCGCCCCGCGTTCTATTGA
- a CDS encoding type II toxin-antitoxin system VapC family toxin: MLLLDTNVVSELRKVAGGKAHPNVALWNETVDPAETFISSVVLHELEIGVRLVEHNDPAAGKGLRIWLENTVLTAFSGRILPLDEAAAVQAAQFHVPNPKPINDAYIAATAFTRRMSLVTRNIKDFENMGVALVNPWDLPT; this comes from the coding sequence ATGCTGTTGCTCGATACCAATGTCGTGTCCGAGCTGCGTAAGGTTGCGGGTGGCAAGGCACATCCTAATGTCGCCCTCTGGAACGAAACCGTCGATCCCGCCGAGACCTTCATTTCGTCTGTCGTCCTGCACGAGCTGGAGATTGGCGTCCGGTTGGTGGAGCACAATGATCCCGCCGCCGGGAAGGGGCTGCGCATTTGGCTGGAGAATACCGTTCTCACTGCGTTTTCCGGCCGCATCCTGCCTTTGGACGAGGCGGCGGCCGTTCAGGCGGCCCAATTTCATGTGCCCAATCCCAAGCCGATCAACGACGCCTACATTGCGGCAACGGCCTTCACCCGACGTATGTCACTGGTTACGCGCAATATCAAAGATTTCGAGAATATGGGAGTGGCACTCGTGAATCCATGGGATCTCCCGACATAG
- a CDS encoding type II toxin-antitoxin system Phd/YefM family antitoxin encodes MTVTTLSGRELNQDLGRAKRAAKDGPVIITDRGRPAHVLLSFDEYKRLTSKMRTLGDLLAAPGVEDVDLPLPERTEHAQPVDLS; translated from the coding sequence ATGACCGTCACCACGCTTTCAGGCCGAGAGCTCAATCAGGACCTTGGCCGCGCAAAGCGCGCCGCCAAGGATGGGCCTGTCATCATCACCGACAGGGGACGGCCTGCTCATGTCCTCTTGTCGTTCGACGAATACAAGCGGCTTACCAGCAAGATGCGGACGCTCGGTGACTTGCTCGCTGCGCCGGGGGTGGAAGACGTTGACTTGCCGCTCCCTGAGCGCACGGAACATGCTCAGCCGGTTGATCTGTCCTGA
- a CDS encoding PAS domain-containing protein: MESRPRQQKPRKKTSAETVLRLEGIVASAMDGIITIDDQLRISMFNPAAERIFGLPAAAALNQHIGGFMPEHHRATHIAHIRRLAGAGATQFEACVTPVSQGDQDPAYRVNLRHDHT; the protein is encoded by the coding sequence ATGGAATCTCGCCCGCGCCAGCAAAAACCTCGCAAGAAAACCTCCGCAGAAACCGTGCTGCGACTTGAGGGTATCGTTGCCTCGGCGATGGATGGGATCATCACCATCGACGACCAGCTGCGGATCAGCATGTTCAACCCGGCCGCCGAGCGCATATTCGGCCTCCCGGCCGCCGCAGCGCTCAACCAGCACATCGGCGGGTTTATGCCGGAACACCATCGCGCTACTCACATTGCTCACATTCGCCGTTTGGCCGGCGCTGGCGCCACTCAATTTGAGGCGTGCGTGACACCAGTATCGCAAGGAGATCAAGATCCGGCTTATAGGGTCAATCTCAGGCACGATCATACGTGA
- a CDS encoding cold-shock protein produces MTTGTVKWFNSTKGFGFIQPDNGGADAFVHISAVERAGMRELVEGQKIGFEMERDNKSGKMSACNLQSA; encoded by the coding sequence ATGACCACCGGCACAGTTAAATGGTTCAATTCCACCAAGGGCTTCGGCTTCATTCAGCCTGACAACGGCGGCGCCGATGCGTTCGTTCACATCTCGGCCGTGGAGCGCGCCGGAATGCGCGAGCTCGTCGAAGGCCAGAAGATCGGGTTCGAAATGGAGCGTGACAACAAGTCGGGCAAGATGTCTGCATGCAACCTCCAGTCCGCTTAA
- a CDS encoding sensor histidine kinase — MNAIPTESELDWVLILAPLRKDAEYIAASLREQEVEVKGVKADGNLVQHLALSPGIIVVTHEALTSEVVATIAEHLAEQPDWSEVPIFILLERTAAVARIRNQLRASWPDARLLFYTRPIAALEFLNAIQSNMLVRLRQRQVRDSIERERELRLELNHRVKNILASVASIFHMTRRGAASVDELTSDFTTRLQALSNVHTAVFEAGGEEVSLSAVVDLTVAPYNSDGMSRINVRGPGIIVNRDAGTTIALCLHELITNAIKYGALSQPGGEVEIVWTISEGDSPELYLNWAEAGGPPVREPTRKGYGTRYVRSAFGSLFGSVPDIAFAPDGFRCSVRGPLLRLAPQQQGDPD; from the coding sequence ATGAACGCCATTCCGACCGAAAGCGAACTGGACTGGGTTCTCATCCTCGCTCCCCTTCGCAAGGACGCCGAGTATATAGCTGCCTCGCTCCGTGAGCAGGAGGTCGAGGTCAAAGGTGTTAAGGCCGACGGCAATCTGGTCCAGCATCTGGCCTTGTCTCCTGGGATCATCGTCGTAACGCACGAGGCGCTCACGTCTGAGGTTGTCGCGACAATCGCCGAGCATCTCGCGGAGCAGCCCGATTGGTCCGAAGTACCGATTTTTATCTTGTTGGAGCGCACCGCAGCGGTTGCAAGGATACGCAACCAGCTGCGAGCTTCCTGGCCGGATGCTCGCTTGCTGTTCTACACGCGCCCGATTGCGGCTTTGGAATTCTTGAACGCAATCCAGTCGAATATGCTGGTGCGACTGCGCCAACGCCAGGTTCGGGATTCCATCGAACGAGAGCGGGAGCTGCGTCTGGAGCTTAATCACCGCGTAAAGAACATCCTCGCGAGCGTCGCCTCAATCTTCCATATGACGAGGCGCGGTGCGGCATCTGTCGACGAGTTAACCAGCGATTTTACAACTCGCCTTCAAGCGCTTTCCAACGTCCACACGGCCGTCTTCGAGGCCGGCGGAGAAGAAGTCTCGCTCTCGGCAGTCGTGGACCTGACCGTTGCTCCCTACAACAGCGATGGCATGAGCCGCATCAACGTCCGCGGCCCGGGGATCATTGTCAATCGGGACGCTGGAACCACAATAGCGCTCTGTTTGCACGAGCTCATCACCAACGCCATCAAATATGGTGCTCTATCACAGCCCGGTGGCGAGGTCGAAATCGTCTGGACCATTTCTGAAGGGGATAGTCCTGAACTATACTTGAATTGGGCAGAAGCGGGAGGTCCGCCGGTCCGTGAACCGACGCGGAAAGGTTATGGCACCAGATATGTGCGCTCGGCGTTCGGGTCTCTGTTTGGATCGGTTCCCGACATCGCCTTCGCTCCGGACGGTTTTCGGTGCAGCGTGAGGGGGCCGCTGTTGCGCCTCGCACCGCAACAACAAGGCGACCCCGACTAG
- a CDS encoding ATPase domain-containing protein codes for MAKRNKSSTVSTGIAGLDEILRGGLPTSNLYMLQGAPGSGKTTAALQFLRAGVEAGESCIYVTLSQTAAELEAIAVSHGWTLDGIRVEELSTSGTVNEADDQSIFLTADLRLDETRKAIEAAVEKHKPRRLVYDSLLEIRLITGDSPRFRRELIGFKSFLAKQDVVALLLDTQTAGNDRSGEEVEGLAHGVIRFDKSLEEYGGVRRRLEVSKMRSVPVADGYHDMAIREGEGVVVFPRIMPSTAPEIAKPQLIKSGVAELDEMFGGGQEAGTTTLVIGQSGTGKSTMSSLYATAALERGENVALFLFEERLETFFRRSEGLGMELRQFHKDGKLVLRDFNPNEISPGEFGQIVQEAVTQNKSRVVVIDSLTGYLSSLPHRDKAVRDIQSLLKYLARSGVLTMLIVAQHGLLGQNVGIDVDVSFLGDTVLLLRIMEHEGRLRRNITVVKKRHGPHDLNVRELLIESGSVSVVAYNPLPDPK; via the coding sequence ATGGCCAAGCGAAACAAGTCCTCAACCGTCAGCACCGGGATTGCCGGACTCGACGAGATCCTCCGCGGGGGACTTCCAACATCCAATCTATACATGTTGCAGGGGGCGCCAGGATCGGGCAAGACCACGGCCGCGCTGCAATTCCTGCGGGCCGGCGTGGAGGCGGGCGAAAGCTGCATCTACGTAACGCTTTCGCAGACGGCCGCGGAACTCGAAGCCATTGCCGTTTCCCATGGCTGGACGCTGGACGGAATCCGCGTCGAGGAGCTGTCCACCTCCGGCACGGTCAACGAGGCCGACGACCAGAGCATTTTCCTGACGGCGGATCTTCGGCTGGACGAAACCAGGAAAGCCATAGAAGCCGCGGTCGAGAAACATAAGCCTCGCCGTCTCGTCTATGACTCACTGCTTGAGATCCGCTTGATTACCGGTGACTCCCCGCGTTTCCGTCGCGAATTGATCGGCTTCAAGTCTTTCCTCGCGAAACAAGACGTCGTGGCGCTGTTGCTGGACACGCAGACAGCGGGCAACGATCGTAGTGGTGAAGAGGTCGAGGGTCTGGCCCACGGTGTTATCCGGTTCGACAAGTCGCTGGAGGAGTATGGCGGTGTGCGTCGCCGACTTGAGGTCTCGAAGATGCGTAGCGTGCCTGTGGCTGACGGCTACCACGATATGGCCATACGTGAAGGTGAGGGCGTTGTCGTCTTTCCTCGTATTATGCCGAGCACAGCGCCAGAAATCGCCAAACCACAGCTGATCAAGTCCGGCGTGGCCGAACTCGACGAGATGTTCGGTGGTGGTCAGGAGGCCGGAACGACGACATTAGTAATTGGCCAATCGGGCACCGGCAAATCAACGATGTCATCGCTTTACGCCACTGCCGCACTGGAACGAGGCGAGAACGTCGCCCTGTTTCTGTTCGAGGAGCGCTTGGAGACGTTCTTCCGCCGCTCTGAGGGCTTGGGCATGGAGCTCCGGCAATTCCACAAAGACGGCAAGCTGGTTCTGCGAGATTTCAACCCAAACGAAATCTCGCCCGGTGAATTCGGTCAGATCGTTCAGGAGGCGGTCACGCAGAACAAGTCGCGGGTGGTTGTAATCGACAGTTTGACAGGTTACCTTAGCTCCCTGCCGCATCGGGACAAGGCCGTTCGGGATATCCAGTCGCTCTTGAAATATCTCGCCCGATCGGGCGTCCTCACCATGCTGATCGTAGCCCAGCACGGCCTGCTTGGCCAAAACGTAGGGATTGATGTCGATGTCAGCTTTCTCGGCGACACGGTACTTCTGCTTCGGATCATGGAGCACGAAGGGCGCCTGCGCCGAAACATCACGGTCGTAAAAAAGCGTCATGGTCCGCACGACCTTAACGTCCGCGAGCTGCTGATCGAGAGCGGAAGCGTCAGTGTCGTGGCCTACAATCCCCTTCCTGATCCGAAATGA
- a CDS encoding RES family NAD+ phosphorylase: protein MKLDTQTVRELAIAFRPESYLSITPIAHMSTPLGMGFGQSRFSISNQMFRLLYAACDLATAIAETILRDRFEGTQERVLDESEVNDWVVVEVTATDPLILVDLRMTGLLRLGVSTDAARAKEHREGQRLGERIYGSYAVDGLLYSSRLTAADCVAVYDPAVELVRQVDLMAAAARAVDVL, encoded by the coding sequence GTGAAACTTGATACCCAAACGGTTCGGGAGCTCGCCATTGCATTTCGCCCGGAATCTTATCTCAGCATCACGCCTATAGCGCACATGTCGACTCCGCTGGGCATGGGTTTTGGTCAATCGCGGTTCTCAATTTCCAACCAGATGTTCCGATTGCTTTATGCCGCATGTGATCTCGCGACCGCCATCGCAGAGACGATCTTACGCGACCGCTTCGAGGGGACCCAGGAGCGTGTGCTGGATGAGAGCGAAGTCAACGATTGGGTGGTTGTCGAGGTGACAGCCACCGATCCTCTCATTCTTGTCGATCTGCGCATGACGGGCCTCCTCAGGTTGGGGGTCAGCACGGACGCGGCCCGAGCCAAGGAACATCGGGAAGGACAGAGACTAGGCGAGAGGATCTACGGATCCTATGCCGTTGATGGACTCCTCTATTCCTCGCGCCTCACAGCGGCAGATTGTGTGGCAGTCTACGATCCGGCTGTCGAGTTGGTTCGTCAAGTCGACCTGATGGCCGCGGCTGCTCGCGCTGTTGATGTTTTGTGA
- a CDS encoding IS630 family transposase (programmed frameshift), whose amino-acid sequence MGKSHPIALRERVVAFVEEGHGHREAARHFRVSPRFVNDLVILKRETGSLLPRRQGHLGGGKLSAQHAWVGERLAQNGELTLDELCVELCGRGVIVHRSSVGRLLHRLGLSHKKSLQAAEQLRPEIARARELWTARRKPFFNKGLARLVFIDETSTNTKLTKRSGWSARGQRYRTHSPFGSWKSQTFIAMNARIFEAWIETQLAPNLSPGDVVILDNVAFHKSERAEELVRAKGAWLLFLPPYSPDLNPIEMAFSKLKTLLRKRAARSFDAITQALGEICNLFSVTECRNYFKAAGYEAD is encoded by the exons ATGGGCAAGTCACATCCGATTGCGTTGCGTGAGCGTGTCGTAGCGTTTGTGGAAGAAGGCCATGGGCATCGGGAGGCCGCCCGGCATTTTCGGGTGTCGCCGCGTTTCGTGAACGATCTGGTGATCCTGAAGCGCGAGACAGGTTCGCTTCTCCCCCGCCGGCAGGGGCACCTTGGCGGCGGTAAGCTTTCGGCACAGCACGCGTGGGTTGGAGAGCGGCTGGCACAGAATGGCGAACTGACGCTGGACGAGCTTTGCGTGGAACTTTGCGGACGTGGCGTCATCGTCCATCGCTCCAGTGTCGGACGGCTTCTGCATCGGCTTGGGTTGAGCCAT AAAAAAAGCCTGCAGGCCGCCGAGCAGTTGCGCCCGGAGATCGCGCGGGCGCGTGAACTGTGGACCGCACGGCGCAAGCCTTTCTTCAACAAAGGATTGGCCCGGCTGGTTTTTATCGACGAGACATCGACGAACACAAAGCTGACGAAGCGGTCGGGATGGTCTGCGCGAGGGCAGCGCTATCGAACGCATTCACCCTTCGGTTCGTGGAAATCCCAAACCTTCATCGCAATGAACGCCCGCATCTTCGAGGCGTGGATAGAGACCCAACTCGCGCCGAACCTGTCGCCTGGAGACGTCGTCATTCTCGACAATGTCGCCTTTCATAAGAGCGAACGGGCCGAAGAACTGGTCAGGGCAAAGGGAGCCTGGCTGCTGTTTCTGCCGCCCTATAGTCCCGACCTCAATCCCATAGAGATGGCCTTCTCAAAACTCAAGACGCTGCTGCGAAAGCGGGCTGCCCGCAGCTTCGATGCCATCACCCAAGCCCTCGGCGAAATCTGCAATCTCTTCTCCGTCACAGAATGCAGAAACTACTTCAAAGCCGCAGGATACGAGGCAGATTAA
- a CDS encoding DUF1127 domain-containing protein — MNVARSFNNWRKYRQTVTELGRMSSRELQDLGINRADIHRVARQSVAR, encoded by the coding sequence ATGAACGTAGCACGCTCCTTCAACAACTGGCGTAAGTATCGTCAGACCGTCACCGAACTTGGCCGCATGAGCTCGCGTGAACTGCAGGACCTCGGTATCAATCGTGCCGACATCCACCGCGTTGCTCGCCAGTCGGTCGCTCGCTAA
- a CDS encoding diguanylate cyclase, whose protein sequence is MNPWNELLANLAIVAITTSLWTFGHRHVARFTPRSRSAVFGGIMACGTVGAMSLPFQFHSGVLLDLRYTFLAISGLFGGPVAAAAPFIVAVASRAMSGGTGLSVALPLIFMATASGLIAHRFIRGIPDGRSISVVSLAVVFSGTAGFFIKVPFEQWPVVMPTVVAPFALLLFVSAMISSFAISQELKRQEATTLNRIYRAIIEALPDCLNAKDLKGRFIAANPATAALMSAGTAENLIGKTDFDFYPEETARAFRADEEALLRDGNPIVIEQRFTRTDSAETWLATLKAPFNDDDGEPIGIITHNREITDRKRLESELAKTQRHLADALASMADGLAMFDRKGAQVFNNARYLELFPLTADVRSTGACLRAIIRAAIERGEEMAVSGDIDNIIERSADAILRPGDRQMRLADGRWIEARTRTTEEGGSLIVFSDISTTKRTEEKFRTLNERLEVMAHTDGLTGLLNRRAFDSALDDLVSRNPQTAAGPSLLMIDVDKFKAYNDTYGHPAGDTCLKRVANRVAEIMAPYPRNVVARYGGEEIAVIIPQCDSAAAFSVARLLCAQIRTLEIAHDGSEKGRVTVSIGTATMNAAGVRSKKELLGSADEALYAAKAAGRDCVRSCDQPDDPAKARA, encoded by the coding sequence ATGAACCCCTGGAATGAACTGCTTGCCAACCTTGCGATTGTCGCCATAACGACATCGCTGTGGACATTTGGCCATCGACACGTGGCGCGCTTTACGCCCCGATCCAGGTCAGCAGTGTTCGGCGGGATCATGGCGTGCGGAACGGTCGGGGCAATGTCGCTGCCGTTTCAGTTTCATTCCGGCGTCTTACTCGATCTTCGCTACACATTTCTGGCCATTTCCGGGCTGTTCGGTGGCCCCGTCGCTGCAGCCGCTCCCTTTATTGTGGCCGTCGCTAGCCGCGCCATGAGCGGCGGAACCGGACTCTCTGTTGCGCTGCCGCTGATATTCATGGCGACAGCAAGTGGATTGATCGCCCACAGGTTCATCCGTGGCATTCCGGACGGCCGGAGCATCTCCGTGGTGTCGCTGGCAGTAGTCTTCAGCGGTACGGCCGGATTTTTCATCAAAGTTCCTTTTGAACAATGGCCCGTCGTCATGCCAACGGTCGTCGCGCCGTTTGCGCTGCTGCTCTTCGTTTCCGCCATGATTTCAAGCTTTGCGATTTCCCAGGAGCTAAAGCGGCAGGAGGCGACCACCCTGAACCGCATCTACCGGGCGATCATAGAGGCTCTGCCTGACTGTCTGAACGCCAAGGATCTTAAGGGTCGGTTCATCGCAGCCAATCCGGCGACGGCCGCGCTGATGAGCGCCGGGACCGCTGAAAACCTTATCGGAAAGACAGATTTTGACTTCTATCCGGAGGAAACGGCGCGGGCATTCCGCGCGGATGAAGAGGCTCTTCTGCGCGATGGCAATCCCATCGTAATCGAGCAACGCTTCACCCGCACGGATAGCGCTGAGACGTGGCTTGCCACGTTAAAAGCGCCATTCAACGATGACGATGGCGAACCGATCGGCATCATCACGCACAACAGGGAGATCACCGACCGGAAGCGGCTGGAAAGCGAGTTGGCGAAAACCCAGCGACATCTGGCGGACGCGCTTGCCAGCATGGCCGATGGCCTGGCCATGTTCGACCGCAAAGGTGCGCAGGTCTTCAACAATGCGCGATACCTCGAACTCTTCCCATTGACGGCTGACGTGCGGTCGACCGGTGCTTGTCTGCGGGCAATCATTCGAGCCGCTATAGAACGCGGTGAGGAGATGGCTGTCAGTGGAGACATCGACAACATCATCGAGAGATCTGCGGATGCAATTCTGCGCCCTGGCGACCGCCAGATGCGGCTTGCCGATGGACGCTGGATCGAAGCGCGCACCCGCACAACCGAGGAAGGCGGAAGCTTGATCGTGTTTTCCGACATCAGTACAACTAAGCGCACCGAGGAGAAGTTTCGTACCTTGAACGAGCGACTTGAAGTCATGGCGCACACCGACGGCCTGACGGGGCTGCTCAACCGGAGAGCATTCGATAGTGCACTCGACGACCTCGTCTCCCGGAATCCGCAGACCGCCGCCGGCCCAAGCCTTCTGATGATCGACGTCGATAAATTCAAGGCCTACAACGACACCTACGGACATCCGGCTGGCGACACCTGTTTGAAGAGGGTCGCAAATCGCGTCGCCGAGATTATGGCGCCCTATCCTCGCAACGTGGTTGCACGGTACGGCGGCGAGGAGATCGCCGTCATCATACCCCAATGCGACAGCGCTGCCGCTTTTTCAGTGGCAAGACTTCTTTGTGCTCAGATACGGACACTGGAAATCGCGCATGACGGCAGTGAAAAGGGACGGGTAACCGTGAGCATCGGAACAGCGACGATGAATGCAGCCGGCGTCCGCAGCAAGAAGGAGTTGCTAGGATCAGCCGATGAAGCGCTCTACGCTGCAAAAGCGGCGGGGCGGGACTGTGTGAGAAGCTGCGACCAGCCCGACGATCCGGCGAAAGCGCGAGCCTAA